One genomic segment of uncultured Desulfobacter sp. includes these proteins:
- a CDS encoding DUF3524 domain-containing protein, whose product MKILFLEPFYGGSHKAVTDGFAAGSRYQVDILSLSPRFWKWRMRGSALAFIRQIKNLADYDLVFATDMLDVTDFKALAGPQCPPVVLYFHENQLSYPLEPGEKRDFHLGFTNIISALAADGVFFNSEFHRDDFFSAANSLIRKMPDLRPGWILDKIRGKTCVMYPGIDLEPRGFVSSERQDSSLDRPLVIWNHRWEYDKNPKAFFTVLERLKRRGLLFYLAVMGEQYGTVPEEFNGIEERFDAELLVCGYQEQAADYRKWLAKGSVVISTAIQENFGISVMEAVAHGCFPLLPNRLSYPELIPEHLKLDVIYSDDADLEARLEHILVQPDVYRDRAVALATHAAGFSWTHMAEKWDKALYQVIESGRRKN is encoded by the coding sequence TTGAAAATACTATTCCTTGAGCCTTTTTACGGCGGGTCCCACAAGGCTGTTACAGACGGTTTTGCTGCCGGTTCCCGCTACCAGGTGGATATTTTATCCCTTTCCCCCAGATTCTGGAAGTGGCGGATGCGCGGTAGTGCCCTGGCATTTATTCGGCAGATTAAAAATTTGGCGGATTATGATCTTGTTTTTGCTACGGATATGCTGGATGTTACAGATTTTAAAGCCTTGGCAGGGCCACAATGCCCGCCCGTGGTCCTGTATTTCCATGAAAATCAGCTCAGCTATCCCCTGGAACCCGGTGAAAAAAGGGATTTCCATCTGGGGTTTACCAATATCATATCTGCCTTGGCTGCGGATGGGGTGTTCTTTAATTCAGAATTCCACAGGGATGACTTTTTCAGCGCTGCAAACTCCCTGATTCGTAAAATGCCGGATCTTCGTCCGGGATGGATTCTGGATAAAATCCGGGGTAAAACCTGTGTAATGTACCCGGGTATTGATTTGGAACCCAGGGGCTTTGTGTCTTCGGAACGGCAGGACAGCAGCCTTGACAGACCCTTGGTGATCTGGAACCACCGGTGGGAGTATGATAAAAATCCAAAAGCCTTTTTCACTGTGCTGGAACGGCTTAAGCGCCGGGGGCTTCTGTTTTACCTGGCAGTGATGGGTGAACAGTATGGCACCGTTCCGGAAGAGTTTAATGGCATTGAGGAAAGGTTCGACGCCGAACTTCTTGTTTGCGGGTACCAGGAACAGGCCGCGGATTACAGAAAATGGTTGGCCAAAGGCAGTGTTGTGATCAGTACCGCCATCCAGGAGAATTTCGGTATTTCTGTGATGGAGGCCGTGGCCCATGGATGCTTTCCTTTGCTGCCAAATCGTTTGTCATACCCCGAACTGATCCCCGAACATTTAAAACTTGATGTCATTTACAGTGATGATGCGGATCTGGAAGCCAGGCTGGAACATATTCTGGTGCAGCCTGACGTCTATCGGGACAGAGCCGTGGCACTTGCGACCCATGCTGCAGGGTTTTCCTGGACGCATATGGCCGAAAAATGGGATAAAGCTTTATACCAGGTTATCGAGTCAGGTAGGCGCAAAAATTGA
- a CDS encoding molybdopterin oxidoreductase family protein codes for MWKPAVCTKDCPDTCGLLVKVEKGRITKVKADPDHPFTQGFICRKATFFPEHVHNEKRILTPLKRKGPKGSGRFEPVSWDEALDTIIRRIQTVVKDHGPEAILPYFYAGHMGMVHGNAGQAFFHKLGASRLLLTICGPAATEGFKTTLGSGPSTDIESSVDSDFIIIWGSNTLTTNIHAWPFFLKARKKGARIVVIDPYRTMTAKKADFHLMVKPGTDAALALGMMNVLIQENLVNKRFIEKRTIGYEQLVLRAAEYPLEKTANICGISARDIENLALSYGKAKAPFIRTGWGPARQLRGAMAMRTIACLPALVGAFDTPGAGITRGLGGGPSDITRLTRPNLCPEGTRIINMVELGDALTRLNDPPVKLFYNFMSNPAAVAPQSALVQQGLGRDDLFVVVHELFMTDTAKMADIILPSASFLEMTDLYRSYGHNYLRLAKPVIPPVGQSRTNLAIFQTLAKRMGFKEEVFRLSEDEFIQGFLGDCHPSLEGVDKKALAQGKTVRLNIEFNPYVRGFNTPSGKVEFFSQDWQYKGLDPLPCGQVWRDPQGDDNYPLELITPPHSLFLNSAFNEIPKIRKLAGRPTLLIHPDDAAARHIVQDAPVRVFNARGECWLDAKITTDTRPGLVVAEGLHWPQFMDQGKGINQLTSQRLTDQGETCAFHCSRVEVIS; via the coding sequence ATGTGGAAACCGGCCGTGTGCACCAAAGACTGCCCCGATACCTGCGGACTTCTTGTCAAAGTGGAAAAGGGTAGAATAACAAAAGTCAAGGCAGATCCTGATCATCCATTTACACAAGGATTCATCTGCCGTAAAGCAACATTTTTCCCTGAACATGTGCACAACGAAAAAAGAATCCTGACACCCTTAAAAAGAAAAGGCCCAAAAGGATCCGGTCGTTTTGAACCTGTCAGTTGGGATGAGGCTCTGGATACAATTATAAGGCGGATTCAAACCGTGGTCAAAGACCATGGCCCCGAAGCCATACTACCCTATTTTTATGCCGGCCACATGGGTATGGTTCACGGGAATGCCGGCCAGGCATTTTTTCATAAGCTCGGGGCTTCCAGGCTTCTTTTAACCATTTGCGGACCTGCCGCCACCGAAGGATTTAAGACCACCCTGGGATCCGGGCCAAGCACGGATATTGAGTCTTCAGTAGATTCGGATTTCATTATCATATGGGGCAGCAATACCCTGACCACCAATATCCACGCATGGCCCTTTTTCCTCAAAGCCAGAAAAAAGGGGGCCCGCATCGTCGTGATTGATCCATATCGGACCATGACCGCAAAAAAGGCGGATTTTCATCTCATGGTGAAACCCGGAACAGATGCGGCACTGGCCCTTGGCATGATGAATGTCCTGATCCAGGAAAACCTGGTAAATAAACGCTTTATTGAAAAGCGGACCATCGGGTATGAGCAACTTGTCCTGCGGGCCGCTGAATATCCTTTGGAAAAAACAGCAAACATCTGTGGAATTTCAGCCCGGGACATTGAAAATTTAGCACTCTCATACGGCAAAGCCAAAGCCCCTTTCATACGGACCGGCTGGGGACCGGCCCGCCAACTTCGAGGCGCCATGGCCATGAGGACCATTGCCTGCCTTCCCGCCTTGGTGGGGGCCTTTGATACGCCCGGGGCCGGCATTACCCGGGGCCTTGGCGGCGGGCCTTCGGATATTACTCGGCTCACCCGCCCGAACCTGTGCCCCGAAGGCACCCGCATTATAAACATGGTGGAACTGGGAGATGCCCTGACACGCCTTAATGATCCCCCGGTTAAACTGTTCTATAATTTCATGAGCAACCCGGCGGCTGTTGCGCCCCAGTCTGCTCTGGTTCAACAGGGGCTTGGCCGGGATGATCTTTTTGTTGTGGTCCATGAATTATTCATGACAGACACGGCAAAAATGGCTGACATTATTCTGCCTTCGGCCAGTTTTCTGGAGATGACGGATCTTTACAGATCCTACGGCCACAATTACCTACGTCTGGCCAAGCCGGTCATACCGCCGGTGGGACAAAGCCGCACAAACCTGGCCATCTTCCAGACCCTTGCAAAGCGAATGGGGTTTAAAGAAGAAGTATTCAGGCTCAGCGAAGATGAATTCATTCAAGGGTTTCTTGGAGACTGCCACCCCAGCTTGGAAGGTGTGGATAAAAAGGCTTTGGCGCAGGGCAAGACGGTTCGTCTTAATATCGAGTTCAATCCCTATGTTAGAGGCTTTAATACCCCGTCCGGAAAAGTGGAATTTTTCTCCCAGGACTGGCAGTACAAAGGTCTGGACCCCCTGCCCTGCGGCCAGGTCTGGCGGGACCCCCAAGGCGATGACAACTATCCGCTGGAGTTAATAACACCACCCCATTCCCTTTTTCTAAATTCCGCCTTTAATGAAATCCCAAAGATCAGAAAACTTGCGGGCCGGCCTACGCTGTTGATCCATCCCGACGATGCTGCAGCGCGGCATATCGTCCAGGATGCCCCAGTACGGGTATTCAATGCCCGGGGGGAATGCTGGCTGGATGCAAAAATCACCACAGACACCCGGCCCGGCCTGGTCGTGGCCGAAGGCTTACACTGGCCACAATTTATGGACCAGGGCAAAGGCATCAACCAGCTCACCAGCCAGCGCCTGACAGACCAGGGAGAAACCTGCGCCTTTCACTGCAGCCGGGTGGAAGTGATATCATAA
- the clpB gene encoding ATP-dependent chaperone ClpB codes for MNLDKLTLKSQELFQKAHTIAVEKGQQAIEPIHFLGALLADDQGIAVSIFNKIGADPRAAVQRVSSALDNMVKVSGGQPYLSEPGRKMLDLAFKESAKMKDQYVSLEHILISLTQGKDKAGEILTDLGVTRDVILSVLKDIRGNQRVTDQNPEDKYQSLEKFGKDLTDLARQGKLDPVIGRDEEIRRIVQVLSRRRKNNPVLIGEPGVGKTAIVEGLAQRIVEGDVSETLKDRRVIALDMGALLAGAKFRGEFEDRLKAVLKEVEAAEGEIVLFIDELHTVVGAGAAEGAVDASNMLKPALARGSLRCVGATTLDEYRKYIEKDAALERRFQPVLVKEPTVEDTISILRGLKEKYEVHHGIRIKDSALVGAATLSHRYIADRFLPDKAIDLIDECASKLRIEIDSMPRAIDEIQRRLTQAAIERQALIKEKDKASRERLEHLEKNIAAMEEEIRPLKVHWDNEKSIIREISTMREDIDRFQTEAQLAERAGDFEKVAQIRYGTIADLNKKIEEKKQTLATLQQTCKMLKEDVEEADVAEVVSSWTGIPVSKMLQGEQEKLVTMESYITKKVIGQEKAIDAVSNAVRRARSGLQPEDRPIGTFIFMGPTGVGKTELAKSLAEFMFDSRDAMVRLDMSEYMEKHSVARLIGAPPGYVGYDEGGYLTEAVRRRPYSVILFDEIEKAHPDVFNILLQVLDDGRMTDGHGRTVDFRNTIIIMTSNIGSRILLEAGPSGLSNEVEQAVQQALKAAFRPEFLNRIDEIITFHALEREHLMDIAAIQVAALNRRLAERNLAVYLDDDAMSFLAQKGYDPGFGARPLKRVIQQEIENPLSMALLKGDFLEGETVYFRLDQEKEQLVLGHGPKNVEAVG; via the coding sequence ATGAATCTTGATAAATTAACGTTAAAATCCCAGGAGCTGTTTCAGAAGGCCCATACGATTGCGGTTGAAAAGGGACAGCAGGCCATTGAGCCCATTCATTTTTTGGGGGCTCTTCTGGCAGATGACCAGGGTATTGCGGTATCCATATTTAATAAAATAGGTGCCGATCCCCGTGCTGCCGTGCAGCGTGTCTCTTCTGCCCTGGACAATATGGTAAAAGTCTCCGGGGGGCAGCCCTATCTGTCCGAACCCGGACGAAAGATGCTGGATCTGGCCTTTAAAGAATCTGCAAAGATGAAGGATCAGTATGTCAGCCTTGAGCATATCCTGATCAGTCTAACCCAGGGTAAAGATAAGGCCGGCGAAATTCTTACTGATTTAGGTGTTACAAGGGACGTGATCCTTTCCGTGCTCAAGGACATTCGGGGCAACCAGCGGGTGACCGACCAGAACCCCGAAGACAAGTATCAGTCTTTGGAAAAATTCGGAAAAGACCTGACAGACTTGGCCCGCCAGGGAAAATTGGACCCGGTTATCGGTCGGGATGAGGAGATTCGGAGAATTGTTCAGGTATTGTCCCGGCGCCGGAAAAATAATCCTGTGCTCATTGGCGAACCGGGCGTTGGTAAAACCGCCATTGTAGAAGGACTGGCCCAGCGAATTGTGGAAGGCGACGTGTCCGAAACCCTGAAAGACCGACGGGTTATTGCCCTGGATATGGGGGCGTTGCTGGCCGGGGCCAAGTTCCGGGGCGAATTTGAGGACCGTCTCAAGGCGGTATTAAAAGAGGTTGAGGCTGCCGAGGGCGAAATCGTTCTTTTCATTGACGAGTTACATACGGTGGTGGGGGCAGGGGCTGCTGAAGGGGCTGTGGATGCCTCCAATATGCTTAAACCCGCCCTGGCCCGGGGCAGTCTGCGCTGTGTGGGGGCCACCACCCTGGACGAGTACAGAAAATATATTGAAAAGGATGCTGCCCTGGAGAGGCGTTTCCAGCCGGTTCTTGTCAAGGAACCCACCGTGGAAGATACCATCTCCATTCTCAGGGGGTTGAAGGAAAAATATGAGGTGCATCACGGCATTCGGATCAAGGATTCAGCCCTGGTGGGGGCCGCCACCCTTTCCCATAGGTACATTGCTGACCGGTTTTTGCCGGACAAAGCCATTGACCTGATTGATGAGTGCGCATCCAAACTTCGTATCGAAATTGACTCCATGCCCCGGGCCATTGACGAAATCCAGCGGCGCCTGACCCAGGCGGCCATTGAGCGCCAGGCTCTGATCAAGGAAAAGGACAAGGCCTCCAGGGAGCGTCTTGAACACCTGGAGAAAAACATTGCAGCCATGGAAGAGGAGATTCGGCCTTTGAAGGTGCATTGGGATAATGAAAAATCCATTATCCGGGAGATTTCGACTATGCGGGAGGACATTGACCGGTTCCAGACTGAGGCCCAGCTTGCCGAACGTGCTGGTGACTTTGAAAAAGTAGCCCAGATCCGTTATGGCACTATCGCGGATTTGAACAAAAAAATTGAAGAGAAAAAGCAGACCCTTGCAACTCTGCAGCAGACCTGCAAGATGCTCAAAGAAGACGTGGAAGAAGCTGACGTGGCCGAGGTGGTTTCCTCCTGGACCGGGATTCCCGTATCCAAGATGCTCCAGGGAGAGCAAGAAAAACTGGTCACCATGGAATCCTATATTACCAAAAAGGTGATCGGCCAGGAAAAGGCCATTGATGCCGTTTCCAATGCCGTGCGACGGGCCAGGTCCGGCTTGCAGCCCGAAGATCGACCCATTGGTACCTTTATCTTCATGGGACCCACGGGTGTGGGCAAAACCGAGCTTGCCAAGTCCCTGGCGGAGTTCATGTTTGACTCCAGGGACGCCATGGTGCGGCTGGATATGTCCGAGTATATGGAAAAGCATAGTGTGGCCCGTCTCATTGGTGCCCCTCCCGGATATGTGGGATATGACGAGGGCGGATACCTCACCGAGGCGGTGCGGCGTAGGCCCTACAGTGTGATCTTGTTTGACGAGATTGAAAAGGCCCACCCGGACGTTTTCAACATCCTGCTCCAGGTCCTGGACGACGGACGGATGACCGACGGCCATGGACGTACTGTGGATTTCAGGAACACCATCATCATCATGACATCCAATATCGGGTCCAGGATCCTGCTTGAAGCAGGGCCGAGTGGTTTATCCAATGAGGTGGAACAGGCCGTGCAGCAGGCCCTTAAAGCCGCATTCAGGCCGGAGTTTTTAAACCGGATTGATGAGATCATCACCTTTCATGCCCTGGAACGTGAACATCTTATGGATATTGCCGCCATCCAGGTTGCTGCCCTGAACCGGCGGCTGGCTGAAAGAAATCTGGCTGTTTATCTGGATGATGATGCCATGAGCTTTCTGGCGCAGAAGGGGTATGATCCCGGATTTGGCGCCCGTCCGCTTAAACGTGTGATCCAGCAGGAAATTGAAAACCCGCTGTCCATGGCATTGCTTAAAGGGGATTTTCTGGAAGGCGAGACCGTATATTTCCGTCTCGACCAAGAAAAAGAGCAGCTTGTTCTTGGTCATGGACCAAAAAATGTGGAGGCTGTGGGATAA
- a CDS encoding TolC family protein, with the protein MIWIFKSKKSCEWFGIAAVPMIMAICLCCALSHASAASAQDTVPDVWTGPEAVQFALKNNPDAQIALKRIASSAAAIKEAEAAFYPQLGVQAGYSRTNNPMYSFGNILNQGVFSNSIDFNDPGETDDLQFMLQLTYRIYNGGRHQAGVDAANARKKAAILQEEAVKNSLGFAVVKSFFNIVQARENVGARQAAVQAIDASMQVAIARFEEGDLLKQELLNLEVQQAVADENLIQAQHGLALAKQSLLNVLGVSGNQVNIDLAHTPSQTVPNQPDFKDRSEIKAMQFLIQAKQAGLRQAQSGYYPTADAFGSYQVDNGFEIGSGSGDSWMAGIRVNMTLFDGKQTGARVQQASIALGQAKDELRKMELAYALETRQAALNLDQAERRVRVTEKMVASAQESARLFRNRFKAGLVLSSELIDTENRLTEAQVRHALANAEHRISVANLRRACGFLQYADYSSSQMN; encoded by the coding sequence ATGATTTGGATCTTTAAGTCTAAAAAAAGTTGCGAATGGTTTGGGATAGCTGCTGTACCCATGATTATGGCAATTTGTTTATGCTGCGCTTTGTCGCATGCGTCTGCAGCTTCTGCCCAGGATACCGTACCGGATGTATGGACAGGTCCTGAAGCGGTCCAATTTGCCCTGAAGAATAATCCTGACGCACAGATTGCGCTAAAGCGAATTGCTTCATCCGCAGCCGCCATAAAAGAAGCCGAGGCAGCCTTCTATCCTCAATTGGGGGTGCAGGCAGGATATTCGCGCACCAATAACCCCATGTACTCATTTGGAAACATCCTTAACCAGGGGGTGTTTTCCAACAGTATTGATTTTAACGATCCCGGCGAAACAGACGATCTTCAGTTTATGCTTCAGTTGACATACCGGATTTACAACGGCGGACGACACCAGGCCGGTGTGGATGCAGCCAATGCCCGGAAAAAAGCGGCCATACTCCAGGAAGAAGCCGTTAAAAACAGCCTTGGCTTTGCCGTGGTAAAATCCTTTTTTAATATTGTCCAGGCCAGGGAAAATGTTGGTGCAAGACAAGCAGCCGTTCAGGCCATTGACGCGTCAATGCAGGTGGCTATAGCCCGTTTCGAAGAAGGGGATCTGCTCAAACAGGAGCTGTTGAATCTGGAGGTGCAGCAGGCCGTTGCCGATGAAAATTTGATTCAGGCACAGCATGGGCTTGCCCTGGCAAAACAAAGCCTTTTGAATGTACTGGGGGTGAGCGGAAATCAGGTGAACATCGACCTTGCCCATACCCCGTCACAGACCGTGCCGAATCAGCCTGATTTCAAAGACAGGTCGGAAATCAAAGCCATGCAATTTCTGATTCAGGCAAAGCAGGCCGGACTTCGCCAGGCCCAAAGTGGTTATTACCCCACGGCCGATGCCTTTGGTTCCTATCAGGTGGATAACGGATTCGAAATTGGCAGCGGCTCCGGCGACTCATGGATGGCTGGAATCCGTGTCAATATGACGTTGTTTGACGGCAAACAGACAGGCGCCAGGGTTCAACAGGCCAGTATTGCACTGGGCCAGGCAAAGGATGAACTTCGAAAGATGGAACTGGCTTATGCCCTGGAGACTCGGCAGGCTGCCTTGAATCTTGATCAGGCGGAAAGAAGGGTCCGGGTGACTGAAAAAATGGTGGCATCTGCCCAGGAGTCTGCTCGTCTTTTCCGGAACCGATTCAAAGCAGGCCTTGTGCTTTCTTCCGAACTGATTGATACGGAAAATCGATTGACGGAAGCCCAGGTACGCCACGCACTGGCCAATGCGGAACACCGCATTTCGGTTGCCAATTTGAGACGGGCCTGCGGATTTTTGCAATACGCAGACTATAGTTCATCGCAAATGAATTGA
- a CDS encoding efflux RND transporter periplasmic adaptor subunit, whose protein sequence is MKSPIHLMFGLMMILVSGLGAQGQESQIALPVAAVQTSTVIEQTVPTLVEVVGTLQAVERAAISAKVTGVVTDVPVVLGSRVNKGDLLVKISAQEIAAQLNQAQARFNQAGRNLSREQKLLKKHAATAETVKFMQDQYAVAKAAVQGARTMLSYTTIFAPFSGVITAKNVHAGDLATPGTVLLRMENDQKLQAVCAVPESLVLQIRPGQTLTVTVPTAGLTINGKVAEVAPSADPASRTASVTIDLSYNEKLRTGQFSRVKLPGQAKTSLFVPDGTVLPKGQMERVFVAADNKAHLRLVRTGMRQDGLTEIVAGLNPGETVIWQNNEQLVDGQPIKIE, encoded by the coding sequence ATGAAAAGTCCTATACACCTTATGTTTGGTTTGATGATGATCCTGGTGTCGGGCCTTGGTGCCCAGGGCCAGGAATCGCAAATAGCTCTGCCGGTTGCGGCGGTGCAGACGTCCACCGTAATTGAGCAGACCGTGCCCACCCTTGTTGAGGTTGTGGGCACCCTGCAGGCTGTTGAACGTGCGGCCATTTCCGCCAAAGTGACGGGTGTTGTGACCGACGTGCCTGTGGTCCTGGGCTCCCGTGTAAACAAAGGGGACTTGTTGGTTAAAATCAGTGCCCAGGAGATCGCAGCCCAGCTCAATCAGGCCCAGGCCCGGTTTAATCAGGCCGGGCGAAATCTTTCGCGTGAACAGAAACTTTTAAAAAAACATGCCGCCACCGCTGAAACCGTAAAATTTATGCAGGATCAGTATGCCGTGGCAAAAGCAGCAGTGCAGGGGGCCCGGACCATGCTCAGTTATACCACCATCTTCGCGCCTTTTTCCGGCGTGATTACAGCGAAAAATGTACATGCCGGAGACCTGGCCACACCCGGCACGGTGCTGCTGCGTATGGAAAATGATCAGAAACTGCAAGCGGTTTGTGCCGTACCCGAAAGCCTGGTGCTGCAGATCCGGCCGGGTCAGACGCTTACGGTCACTGTCCCTACGGCCGGACTGACCATCAACGGCAAGGTGGCCGAAGTGGCGCCTTCGGCTGATCCTGCCTCCCGGACAGCATCGGTCACTATAGATCTTTCGTACAATGAGAAATTGCGCACCGGGCAGTTTTCCCGGGTCAAGCTGCCCGGACAGGCCAAGACATCCCTGTTTGTGCCCGACGGCACCGTGTTACCCAAAGGGCAGATGGAACGTGTCTTTGTGGCTGCGGACAATAAAGCACATCTTCGCCTGGTACGAACCGGCATGCGCCAGGACGGCCTGACGGAGATTGTCGCAGGTCTGAATCCCGGTGAAACGGTTATTTGGCAAAACAATGAACAGCTCGTGGACGGACAGCCCATAAAAATAGAATAG